Proteins encoded together in one Chroicocephalus ridibundus chromosome 13, bChrRid1.1, whole genome shotgun sequence window:
- the RTN4R gene encoding reticulon-4 receptor: MKRAIAEGSKLLILVLCLNIQSEVESCPGACVCYSEPKITISCQQQGLTAIPTEIPIQSQRIFLHNNKITLVRSTSFTSCRNMTILWIHSNNISLIEPGAFYGLNKLEELDLSDNTNLKSINPVTFRGLVHLHTLHLDRCGLLELSTGLFRGLFSLQYLYLQDNNLQNLLDDTFIDLANLTYLFLHGNKIKSLSENVFRGLINLDRLLLHQNRVSLVHRRAFHDLGKVMTLYLFNNNLTVLTGETMAPLVSLQYLRLNGNQWICDCQARSLWNWFKQFKGSSSELECHLPPRLAGRDLKRLQSADLEGCVDSFNQIRTSVFSTKTRSGKLPTGVPPLGSHNGSPKCCHPETDKSFIYEAKGKAGPSSHSSRPSSNNPLKDKENMSKTKYVETDPSKNGSNKQINDSPFGTFPSIVDPPLTKLKPEFLEPIEPSTVPTKKRQGCSKKNKSKAQCRLIQQGNSSTLQLSLSLLIPPLVWSLLLFC, encoded by the coding sequence GAAGCAAACTGCTGATTTTGGTGCTTTGCTTGAACATCCAGTCAGAAGTGGAGTCTTGCCCCGGGGCGTGTGTATGCTACAGTGAACCGAAGATTACAATAAGTTGTCAGCAGCAAGGACTGACAGCAATCCCCACTGAGATACCCATCCAGAGCCAGCGCATCTTCTTGCACAACAACAAGATAACCCTTGTGAGGTCCACCAGCTTCACCTCCTGCCGCAACATGACGATTCTTTGGATCCACTCCAACAACATCAGCCTCATTGAGCCTGGAGCCTTCTATGGGCTCAACAAACTGGAGGAGTTAGATCTCAGCGACAACACGAACCTGAAATCTATCAACCCTGTCACTTTCCGGGGTCTAGTTCACCTCCACACCTTACACTTGGATCGTTGTGGGCTCCTGGAGCTCTCCACAGGGCTTTTTCGAGGGTTGTTCTCCTTGCAATATCTCTACCTTCAGGATAATAATCTTCAGAACCTGCTGGATGACACCTTCATAGATCTCGCAAACCTCACCTACCTGTTTTTGCATGGGAACAAAATCAAGAGCTTGTCAGAGAATGTCTTTCGCGGGCTAATCAACCTCGACCGTCTGCTTCTGCACCAGAACAGGGTCAGCCTGGTTCACCGCCGGGCTTTTCATGACCTTGGGAAAGTGATGACCTTGTATCTGTTTAACAACAACCTGACCGTACTCACGGGGGAAACCATGGCTCCCCTGGTGTCCCTCCAGTACCTGCGCTTGAACGGTAACCAGTGGATCTGTGACTGCCAGGCTCGGTCTCTCTGGAATTGGTTTAAGCAGTTTAAAGGATCGTCTTCGGAGCTAGAATGCCACCTTCCCCCCCGCTTGGCAGGGAGAGACCTCAAAAGGCTGCAGAGCGCCGACTTGGAAGGATGCGTCGACTCCTTCAACCAGATACGAACAAGCGTTTTTAGCACTAAGACCAGATCTGGCAAACTGCCGACCGGGGTCCCCCCTCTTGGTTCCCACAACGGCTCCCCGAAGTGCTGCCATCCAGAAACAGATAAGTCTTTTATTTATGAAGCTAAAGGCAAGGCAGGCccttcttcccacagcagccGGCCATCCTCCAACAACCCTCTCAAGGATAAGGAGAACATGTCCAAAACCAAGTACGTTGAGACGGACCCTTCCAAAAATGGCAGCAACAAGCAGATAAACGATTCCCCCTTTGGGACCTTCCCCAGCATTGTAGACCCTCCATTGACCAAGTTGAAACCAGAATTTCTAGAGCCTATTGAACCTTCCACAGTCCCAACCAAAAAGAGGCAGGGCTGCTCTAAAAAGAACAAATCAAAGGCCCAGTGCCGCCTCATCCAGCAAGGAAACAGCTCCACGTTACAGCTCAGCCTAAGCCTTTTGATCCCCCCCTTGGTGTGGAGCTTACTGTTATTCTGCTAA